From Musa acuminata AAA Group cultivar baxijiao unplaced genomic scaffold, Cavendish_Baxijiao_AAA HiC_scaffold_412, whole genome shotgun sequence, a single genomic window includes:
- the LOC103970998 gene encoding deSI-like protein At4g17486 isoform X2: protein MMFVRGPSRKRRSGAVPVYLNVYDLTPINGYAYWLGLGVYHSGVQAHGVEYAYGAHEHPTTGIFEGEPRQCPGFTFRKSILIGRTDLGPREVRALMEEMAAEYTGDTYNLVSKNCNHFCDEACLRLTGKPIPKWVNRLAKIGGVGEATSDGRGEERLPRRRRREREEDAEEQFHHQLIRHLRRFFFRRPSH from the exons ATGATGTTCGTCAGAGGGCCCTCGCGGAAGCGGCGGTCGGGGGCGGTCCCCGTCTACCTCAATGTCTACGACCTCACCCCCATCAACGGCTACGCTTACTGGCTCGGTCTCGGCGTCTACCACTCCGGCGTCCAAG CGCACGGGGTGGAGTACGCTTACGGGGCCCACGAGCACCCGACGACGGGGATCTTCGAGGGGGAGCCGCGGCAGTGCCCAGGGTTTACATTCCGCAAGTCGATCCTGATCGGGCGCACCGATCTGGGGCCGCGGGAGGTGCGGGCGCTCATGGAGGAGATGGCCGCGGAGTACACCGGCGACACCTACAACCTCGTCTCCAAGAACTGCAACCACTTCTGCGACGAGGCCTGCCTCCGCCTCACCGGCAAGCCCATCCCCAAGTGGGTCAACCGCCTCGCCAAAATCG GTGGCGTCGGTGAGGCAACGAGCGACGGACGAGGGGAAGAGCGGCTCCCGAGGCGGCGGCGTCGAGAACGAGAGGAGGACGCTGAGGAGCAATTCCACCACCAACTCATTCGCCACCTCCGCCGCTTCTTCTTCCGACGACCCTCCCACTAG
- the LOC135658741 gene encoding transcription termination factor MTERF15, mitochondrial-like: protein MKRSPASSLFSKTLSFIYRPRPADALLSSSSSYSVAATGSGALQPSFMAEYLVTSCGFSPEKATKASNLLGGIASRRQPDSVLGFLKSHGFDDTHVKKLLSWNPRWLLLDVEKTLAAKFRALQELGFSQSDITHLFLANPSAINYHIRTVVHRIRFWQGLIGSNDILIKLFKLHKWLLGYSVEKRIQPNIDMLRSCGFTDQKLRTILGYHPTLVTQRAETLRTLISRVEGFGVARTSGRFHWTLLMLSTLSVERFNAQKKLFGAFGWSEADFLDALKKTPGFLTCSMKNLKMKMEFLVNEAGYAPSYIALRPMLLTLSLEKRLIPRYQLMAALKSRGLCADLPKLLTYMLYPEKKFLERYVIIYKKQFPELIELYSARK, encoded by the coding sequence ATgaagaggtcaccggcatcctctctcttctccaaaaccctctccttcATCTATCGACCGCGTCCCGCCGATGCTCtactttcctcctcctcctcttactcCGTCGCCGCTACCGGAAGCGGAGCTCTTCAGCCCAGCTTCATGGCCGAATACCTCGTCACGTCATGTGGCTTCTCCCCGGAGAAGGCGACCAAGGCCTCGAATCTCCTCGGCGGCATCGCGTCCCGCCGGCAGCCCGACTCCGTCCTTGGCTTTCTCAAAAGCCACGGTTTCGACGACACCCATGTGAAAAAGCTGCTGTCTTGGAACCCCCGGTGGCTTCTCCTCGACGTGGAGAAGACCCTGGCCGCCAAGTTCCGAGCTCTCCAGGAGTTAGGCTTCTCACAGTCCGACATCACCCACCTCTTCCTGGCCAATCCCTCCGCAATCAACTACCACATCCGCACCGTCGTGCACAGGATCCGGTTTTGGCAGGGACTCATTGGATCCAACGACATCCTCATAAAGCTCTTTAAGCTCCACAAGTGGCTTCTCGGGTATAGCGTCGAGAAGAGGATCCAGCCAAACATCGATATGCTACGGAGCTGTGGATTCACGGATCAAAAGCTTAGAACGATCCTGGGGTACCACCCCACGTTGGTAACCCAGAGGGCGGAAACCTTGAGGACCTTGATCAGTCGTGTCGAGGGATTCGGAGTAGCCCGCACCTCGGGGAGGTTCCACTGGACTCTGTTGATGCTCTCCACTCTTAGCGTGGAGAGATTCAATGCGCAAAAGAAGCTATTCGGGGCCTTCGGGTGGTCAGAGGCGGACTTCCTCGACGCATTAAAAAAGACTCCTGGTTTCTTGACATGTTCCATGAAGAATCTGAAGATGAAAATGGAATTTTTGGTGAATGAGGCTGGATATGCTCCGTCTTATATCGCCCTCCGGCCTATGCTTTTGACATTAAGTTTAGAGAAAAGGTTGATCCCAAGATATCAGCTCATGGCAGCCCTGAAGTCCAGGGGGCTGTGCGCTGATCTTCCCAAATTGCTCACATATATGCTGTATCCAGAGAAGAAGTTCTTGGAAAGGTATGTCATCATCTACAAGAAGCAGTTTCCGGAGCTCATTGAATTGTACAGTGCGAGAAAATAG
- the LOC135658699 gene encoding transcription termination factor MTERF15, mitochondrial-like encodes MKRSPAFSLFSKTLCFIYRPRPADALLSSSSSYSVAATGSGALQPSFMAEYLVKSCGVSPEKAAKASNLLGGIASRRQPDSVLGFFKSHGFDDTHVKKLLSWNPRWLLLDVEKTLATKFRTLQELGFSQSDITHLVVANPSVINYRVRTVVHKIRFWHGLIGSNDLLIKVFKRRQWILGYSIEKRIQPNVEMLRSCGFTDQKLRTILRSQPTLVTQRAETLRALISRVEGFGVARTSGRFHRALWMLSNVSVERFNAQKMLFGVFGWSEADFLDAFRKKPGFLTCSLKNLKMKMEFLVNEAGYAPSYIGQRPVLLTYSLEKRLIPRYQLMAALKSRGLCAGHPKSLTYILCPEKKFLERYVIIYKKQFPELIESYSASK; translated from the coding sequence ATGAAGAGGTCACCGGCATTCTCTCTCTTCTCCAAAACCCTCTGCTTCATCTATCGCCCTCGTCCCGCCGATGCTCtactttcctcctcctcctcttactcCGTCGCCGCTACCGGAAGCGGAGCTCTTCAGCCCAGCTTCATGGCCGAATACCTCGTCAAGTCATGTGGCGTCTCCCCGGAGAAGGCGGCCAAGGCCTCGAATCTCCTCGGCGGCATCGCGTCCCGCCGGCAGCCCGACTCCGTCCTTGGATTTTTCAAAAGCCACGGTTTTGACGACACCCATGTGAAAAAGTTGCTGTCTTGGAACCCCCGATGGCTTCTCCTCGACGTGGAGAAGACCCTGGCCACCAAGTTCCGAACTCTCCAGGAGTTAGGCTTCTCACAGTCCGACATCACCCACCTCGTCGTGGCCAATCCCTCCGTAATCAACTATCGCGTCCGCACCGTGGTGCACAAGATCCGGTTTTGGCATGGACTCATCGGATCCAACGACCTACTCATAAAGGTCTTTAAGCGCCGCCAGTGGATTCTCGGGTATAGCATCGAGAAGAGGATCCAGCCAAACGTCGAGATGCTACGGAGCTGTGGATTCACGGATCAAAAGCTTAGAACGATCCTGAGGTCCCAGCCCACGTTGGTAACCCAGAGGGCGGAAACCTTGAGGGCCTTGATCAGTCGTGTCGAGGGATTCGGAGTAGCCCGCACCTCGGGGAGGTTCCACCGGGCTCTGTGGATGCTCTCCAATGTTAGCGTGGAGAGATTCAATGCGCAAAAGATGCTATTCGGGGTCTTCGGGTGGTCAGAGGCCGACTTCCTCGACGCATTCAGAAAGAAGCCTGGTTTCTTGACATGTTCCCTGAAGAATCTGAAGATGAAAATGGAATTCTTGGTGAATGAGGCTGGATATGCTCCGTCTTATATAGGTCAGAGGCCTgtgcttttgacatatagtttagaGAAAAGGTTGATCCCAAGATATCAGCTCATGGCAGCCCTGAAGTCCAGGGGGCTGTGCGCTGGTCATCCCAAATCGCTCACATATATCCTGTGTCCAGAGAAGAAGTTCTTGGAGAGGTATGTCATCATCTACAAGAAGCAGTTTCCGGAGCTCATTGAATCGTACAGTGCGAGCAAATAG
- the LOC103970998 gene encoding deSI-like protein At4g17486 isoform X1 — protein MMFVRGPSRKRRSGAVPVYLNVYDLTPINGYAYWLGLGVYHSGVQAHGVEYAYGAHEHPTTGIFEGEPRQCPGFTFRKSILIGRTDLGPREVRALMEEMAAEYTGDTYNLVSKNCNHFCDEACLRLTGKPIPKWVNRLAKIGYLCNCVLPVQVASVRQRATDEGKSGSRGGGVENERRTLRSNSTTNSFATSAASSSDDPPTRISQPVVTISSRSAASRSRRPSSSSGAISSTLTV, from the exons ATGATGTTCGTCAGAGGGCCCTCGCGGAAGCGGCGGTCGGGGGCGGTCCCCGTCTACCTCAATGTCTACGACCTCACCCCCATCAACGGCTACGCTTACTGGCTCGGTCTCGGCGTCTACCACTCCGGCGTCCAAG CGCACGGGGTGGAGTACGCTTACGGGGCCCACGAGCACCCGACGACGGGGATCTTCGAGGGGGAGCCGCGGCAGTGCCCAGGGTTTACATTCCGCAAGTCGATCCTGATCGGGCGCACCGATCTGGGGCCGCGGGAGGTGCGGGCGCTCATGGAGGAGATGGCCGCGGAGTACACCGGCGACACCTACAACCTCGTCTCCAAGAACTGCAACCACTTCTGCGACGAGGCCTGCCTCCGCCTCACCGGCAAGCCCATCCCCAAGTGGGTCAACCGCCTCGCCAAAATCG GATACCTGTGCAACTGCGTGCTGCCGGTGCAGGTGGCGTCGGTGAGGCAACGAGCGACGGACGAGGGGAAGAGCGGCTCCCGAGGCGGCGGCGTCGAGAACGAGAGGAGGACGCTGAGGAGCAATTCCACCACCAACTCATTCGCCACCTCCGCCGCTTCTTCTTCCGACGACCCTCCCACTAGAATCTCTCAGCCTGTGGTCACCATCTCCTCTCGCTCCGCGGCGAGTAGGAGCCGccgcccttcctcctcctccggagCAATCTCCTCCACCTTGACGGTCTAA